In one window of Oryza sativa Japonica Group chromosome 9, ASM3414082v1 DNA:
- the LOC4347706 gene encoding uncharacterized protein encodes MVVADNGKWALEKARALQDLEEEFNQQIARILSCYQLPDHIRLDLHEQHRNDYKVPDDLRLKFVNAVFEGKSGMLDQDEELRVQARKESEKFWVEAAGAAKKAQALQDMEERNRQLFFKHYPGVQDMPDHIREYCFRKFMEDARDEVEVRFGIRNHEMRLRIRAWEESQQFLIKTMADGRAAKKVQTLQDEEKRYVQGVKKTFDSENISEYFQQAFLQQGLLDNIRLLFIDDIEEKFNMPDDEEEPKGYISEDYNRLKAQALQDLEYKFNQQTARILKRYDLPEHIRLDLQEQHYNNYKVPDNLRIKFINAVFNGNPRILDHKRELKVQARKEAEKFWIEAAATAKKAQALQDLEERYKQQFIKPSYDREDISEHMQEYFLRERKITDKAYLEYKNNVEDKFAIRNHEMQLKFLAWEKTQQFRIKMMADERAAKKVKALQDMEERYVQDYINKVERLDVPDYIKQGVIQEYKVPDGTRLRYINYIEEKFRMLDDQEERKVHIWENFKKLKIPLTIKSPITVAIMFSIGIMILFSGFLVPKMPKSLKIMCWATSIVICFAAVLSYDNESSKTTAPTEMHDLENPPSI; translated from the coding sequence atggtggTGGCTGACAATGGCAAGTGGGCGCTGGAGAAGGCTCGGGCGCTGCAAGATTTGGAGGAGGAATTCAACCAACAGATTGCAAGGATTCTCAGCTGCTACCAGCTACCTGACCACATCAGGCTGGATCTCCATGAGCAGCACCGCAATGACTACAAGGTGCCTGACGATCTCCGGCTCAAGTTCGTGAATGCCGTTTTCGAGGGGAAATCCGGGATGCTTGATCAAGacgaggaactcagggttcaggCTCGGAAGGAATCCGAGAAGTTttgggtggaggcggcgggggcggcgaagAAGGCGCAAGCACTACAAGACATGGAAGAGAGAAACAGGCAATTGTTCTTTAAGCATTATCCTGGCGTGCAAGACATGCCTGACCACATTAGGGAGTACTGCTTCAGGAAATTCATGGAAGATGCCAGGGATGAGGTAGAGGTCAGATTCGGGATACGTAATCACGAAATGCGACTCAGGATCCGAGCTTGGGAGGAATCGCAGCAGTTTCTGATCAAGACAATGGCCGATGGGCGGGCAGCCAAGAAAGTGCAGACCTTGCAAGATGAGGAGAAGAGATATGTTCAGGGTGTTAAGAAAACTTTTGACAGCGAAAACATATCTGAGTACTTCCAACAGGCCTTCCTCCAGCAAGGCCTACTTGATAATATCCGGCTGCTTTTCATAGATGATATAGAGGAGAAATTCAATATGCCTGATGACGAAGAGGAACCTAAGGGTTACATTTCGGAGGATTACAACAGGTTGAAGGCGCAGGCCTTACAAGATTTGGAGTACAAATTCAACCAACAGACTGCAAGGATTCTCAAGCGTTATGACCTACCCGAGCACATCAGGCTGGATCTCCAGGAGCAACACTACAACAACTACAAGGTGCCTGACAATCTCCGGATCAAGTTCATAAATGCTGTTTTCAATGGAAATCCCCGGATACTTGATCACAAGAGGGAGCTCAAGGTCCAGGCTCGCAAAGAAGCAGAAAAGTTTTggatcgaggcggcggcgacagcgaagAAGGCACAAGCACTACAAGATTTGGAAGAGAGATACAAGCAAcaatttattaagcctagttATGACAGGGAAGACATATCTGAGCACATGCAGGAGTATTTCCTCAGGGAAAGAAAGATAACTGACAAGGCCTATCTCGAGTACAAGAATAATGTAGAGGATAAATTCGCGATACGTAACCACGAAATGCAATTGAAGTTTCTAGCCTGGGAGAAAACACAGCAGTTTCGGATTAAGATGATGGCTGATGAGCGGGCGGCGAAGAAGGTGAAGGCCCTGCAAGATATGGAGGAGAGATATGTTCAAGATTATATCAACAAGGTTGAAAGACTAGATGTACCTGACTACATCAAGCAGGGCGTTATCCAGGAATACAAGGTACCTGACGGTACCCGACTACGTTACATAAATTATATCGAGGAGAAATTCAGGATGCTTGATGACCAAGAGGAACGTAAGGTTCACATTTGGGAGAATTTCAAAAAGTTGAAGATCCCTCTCACAATAAAGTCTCCCATCACTGTCGCTATCATGTTCTCGATTGGCATCATGATCTTGTTCTCCGGCTTCCTTGTCCCCAAGATGCCCAAATCGTTGAAGATCATGTGTTGGGCGACTTCAATTGTCATCTGCTTTGCGGCCGTGCTCAGCTACGATAATGAAAGCTCGAAGACCACTGCCCCAACTGAAATGCATGATCTGGAAAATCCTCCAAGTATTTAA